A stretch of the Takifugu flavidus isolate HTHZ2018 chromosome 1, ASM371156v2, whole genome shotgun sequence genome encodes the following:
- the rpl8 gene encoding 60S ribosomal protein L8: MGRVIRGQRKGAGSVFKAHVKHRKGAAKLRHIDFAERHGYIKGIVKDIIHDPGRGAPLAKVAFRDPYRFKKRTELFIAAEGIHTGQFIYCGKKAQLNIGNVLPVGGMPEGTIICCLEEKPGDRGKLARASGNYATVISHNPETKKSRVKLPSGSKKVISSANRAVVGVVAGGGRIDKPILKAGRAYHKYKAKRNCWPRVRGVAMNPVEHPFGGGNHQHIGKPSTIRRDAPAGRKVGLIAARRTGRLRGTKTVQEKEN; this comes from the exons ATGGGACGTGTGATCAGGGGACAGAGGAAAGGTGCGGGCTCCGTGTTCAAAGCCCACGTCAAGCACAGGAAAGGTGCTGCTAAACTCCGGCATATTGACTTTGCTGAACGCCATGGATACATTAAGGGGATTGTGAAG GATATCATCCACGACCCCGGCCGCGGCGCTCCCCTGGCCAAGGTGGCGTTCCGTGACCCATACCGTTTCAAGAAGAGGACAGAGCTCTTTATTGCTGCTGAGGGCATCCACACCGGGCAGTTCATTTACTGTGGCAAGAAGG CTCAGCTGAATATCGGCAACGTCCTGCCAGTTGGTGGAATGCCCGAGGGAACCATCATCTGCTGTTTGGAGGAAAAGCCTGGGGACCGTGGCAAGCTGGCCCGCGCATCAGGAAACTACGCCACCGTTATCTCCCACAACCCCGAGACTAAGAAGTCCCGAGTCAAGCTGCCCTCAGGCTCAAAGAAGGTCATCTCCTCTGCCAACAGAGCTGTTGTTG GTGTTGTTGCTGGGGGTGGTCGTATTGATAAGCCCATCTTGAAGGCTGGTCGGGCCTACCACAAATACAAGGCCAAGAGGAACTGCTGGCCACGCGTCCGTGGTGTGGCTATGAAT CCCGTGGAGCATCCCTTCGGTGGCGGTAACCACCAGCACATCGGCAAACCCTCAACAATCAGAAGGGACGCACCTGCCGGTCGCAAGGTTGGTCTCATTGCTGCCAGACGTACAGGCAGACTGCGCGGAACCAAGACcgtgcaggagaaggagaactAG